The genome window GGCAAATGGGCTCTCCAACTCCATCATCATTCCCGGTCAACGCCTCGCTATCCCAGCCTCTGCGCCGGCACTTTCGGCTGGTTCTTCGACGGCCGGCTCCCAGCCCACTGCCCGTGGCGCCGTTCTTGTGGGTTCGGGTGCTACGTTGAGCTCGGTCGCTTCCCGATTTGGGGTGACTGTTACCGATCTCAAACAAGTCAATGGGCTGTCCGGCGATCGTATCTATGCCGGACAATCACTGATCATCCCAAAAAAACGCCCGCCGCCGGCAAGCCCATCGTGGCAGACCACAGGCTATCCCGGGACGGGAGAAAACGTTCTTTCCCGTTCCACTGTTTGTGGCTCGATCTATGTGGTTGGATCAGGGGATACGCTCTCGAGCATTGCCAACCGCTGTCATGCTTCCGTCGCTTCCCTGGTGAGCGCCAATGGGCTGCAGGACACCAGTATCTGGCGCGGCCAGTACCTGGTTATTCCAGGTGGCCAGGCCCCTCAAGATACGCAATACCAGGTTCAAAGCTCAGGAAATATCTATCTTCCCGGGATGTTCGCCGGCCTGCATGCACCTTTACCGACCCCAGTGCCGGCCTTTTTTGATCCCGGCTATCCGTAGTGCAGCACAAACAGATTTCGCGCGTACGAACGTCTTTCGCGTGTACGGGCGACCCATTCCTGACTTCATCTCCTTCCACCAACATTTCCCCTGCCTGCACATCGATTTCCGCCGAGTACCGATTCACCGGGAATGGGTCGCCCCTACTGAAACCCGGGTCAGCGCTCGAT of Chloroflexota bacterium contains these proteins:
- a CDS encoding LysM peptidoglycan-binding domain-containing protein, with amino-acid sequence MSSYAQVILFDPGHFSRQSPGIHICWEGTMSGKGRIIIVVVVMALSFMTVAQRSVSLASQPGQGQTVHVVRAGDTLYGLAVRYGTTIAGIKRANGLSNSIIIPGQRLAIPASAPALSAGSSTAGSQPTARGAVLVGSGATLSSVASRFGVTVTDLKQVNGLSGDRIYAGQSLIIPKKRPPPASPSWQTTGYPGTGENVLSRSTVCGSIYVVGSGDTLSSIANRCHASVASLVSANGLQDTSIWRGQYLVIPGGQAPQDTQYQVQSSGNIYLPGMFAGLHAPLPTPVPAFFDPGYP